From the Candidatus Zymogenaceae bacterium genome, the window CCTCCCAGCGTCGGCCCAACCGCCGGGGCGATGGTGGCCCCCGCCCCCCAGATACCCATAGCCATGCCCCTTTCCTCCGGAGGGAACACCTCGGCGACCATGGTGAGTCCCGTGGGCATGAGGGCGCCGCCGCCGATGGCCTGGATAATCCGGAAGAAAATCAGTGTCTCCCGGTTCCAGGAGACACCGCAGAGTGCGGAACCGATGATGAAAAACATGAGGGCGAGGATGAAGGCGTTTTTCAGCCCGAGGGCGTCGCGCAGCCACACCGTTACCGGCATCAGTATTGCGAACGCCAGCATGTAGCCGGTGACGACCCATTCGATCTCTTCGAGGTTTGAGGAAAATGTCACCATGAGGTGCGGCAGGGCCACATTGACGATCGAGTTGTCGAGAATCGCCATGAAGGAGCCCATAATCACAATGAACAGCACCAGCCATTTATAGCGATCATTAGCGTCCGCAGGGGATGCGGTGTGAGGTTTGTGATCCACTATTTCTTCGTATTAATGATAACGACGACATTACTGCCGGGTCGGAGTATAAAGCCTCGGGCGTCGATGGATATTTTTATCGGGATGGTCTGGGTGATTTTAATGAAATTCCCCGAGGCGTTGTCCTGGGGGATGATGGAGAACACCGAAGACGCCGCGACACCGATGTCGGTAACCTCTCCAGAGAAGGTTTCCCCCGGGTACGAGTCGATCTTTATCTTAACGGGCTGACCCTGAGCAATTTCGGCGATATCGTCCTCATCAATGCGGGCGGTGACCCAGGTCTCGTCGAGATTGACGACCGCGCAAACCGGCTCCCCGGGGACGATCAATTCACCGTCGGAGACCAGCTTCTGTGCCAGATATCCGTCTATCGGAGATTTGAGGGGGATATAGGGTGTGTCCGCCTCCGTTATGTTCAGGATGTTCTGCGCCATGTCATAGAGGTTTTCATAAGTCAAAAGCTGAGATTCGAGAACGGAGAGCGTGGTCCACTTGTCATCGAGGGTCATCCTGGAAATACCCCCCGAATCAAAGAGGGCCTTATTTCGCAGGTACTCCTTCTCCGCCAGGGATACCCTGTCCTGTAGAGTATCCATCTGCTGCTTGATCTCCGAAAGGGTCGAAAACGCTTCGAGGTTTTCCTCGCTCTTTATTCGCTCAACGGTACCGATGAGCGGGTCTATTTCGACAATGGTTTCCCCCTCGGATACTTCGTGGTATTCCATAACCGGGATATCCACAACGATGCCGGCGGTATCGCTGGTAACATAAAGAATATCCCCGTCGATCTTCGCGTTATCGGTCCGAACGGTTCCCGCCGTCACAAGCCACCAGATCACGGCGGCAACGACGCCCATACCGATAAAAACGAGCGGGATCGCTATCTCTCTTCTCATTATGGTTTACCTAATATCCAATCAACTCTTTGGAGTCTTCTTAGTCTGGACGGGGGTGTTCGATCCTTTCCATGAATGGCTCGAATTCGAACGGGACATCGAAGGGGCACTCCCCGGAATGACATGACACGCAGGTGTTTTCGGGCGATGCAACAAGGCCCTTTTTTACGGCGAGCTCACGATCCATCATGATGGAAAAATATGCATACCCGCCGCCGCTCCCATGGCATCCCTCGCAGCTCACTCCGTCGTCCCTTCGATATAGGGGCCCCATGAGTTCAAAGGAGGCGTCATACCCCGTGAGGTGACATGTGAGACATTGTTCATTTTTCGAAGGATCAGCCATCTCTCTTTCTTCGGCATATTCGAGGGACTCCTCGGAGAAAAGAGATTCATAGGCGCCGCTGTGGGGAGAGGTCTTCCAGATACCATACTGATCGCCGATATCCGATGACGAATGACAGACGGCGCAGTGAGACGCGCCCTCAAATTTATACTCTTTGTTGTAGGTAAAGGCGGCGGCGACCGCGATACACACAAAAAGCGTACAGAGGGTTACGATGTCGGCTTTACTTTTCATGAAACGGATTTATAACCCATCGGCTCTGTTTTGTCAATACAATGCAACTTCGTTTGAGTGAAATACAATAAATTTACACCACAGCCCCCTTGAGAGCCAAATCTCTGAAGAAGCCAATCGGCCACTCCGGGCCGCGGGATACTCTTACCGATAACACCTGAGAAGGGTCAGACTCGATACCGTACTGTGTCGACACATGTTGTTTCCCGAAGGGTGAGAATGTTGTATCTGCTCCCTTCCCGTTAGAGCGCAGTCTCTTTCATCCTCCAATCTATATAGATGATTGATTGAACGGCATGTTTGGTGTTACAATGGTGCCTTGGTTTTCATCATGCTTTCCGTTTTATTCGGAATCATGCCGGCCTCATAACGTGACACCATCCCGGCGAGGGCCGGTATGGATTTTTTACAGGTTCTTCATACAGATTGACGACATATGAAGAGAGAGAAAATCAGAATCGTCCTGATGGGTATCTTACTGATATTGCTCGGAGGGATAACCTATTATTTTCATCAAGTTCGTCACTCCGGCACGGTCTTCACTCATCTGTTCTACATTCCTATAATACTCTCCGCGTATTGGTGGAAAAGACGCGGTATCGTGGTCGCCCTGCTACTCTCGCTGTTGATCATCCTGAGCGGATTGCTGTTGCAAAACTATTCTTCTAATATTGAAGATTATATCAGGGCGGGCATGTTTCTTATCGTCAGCCTTGTTGCAGTGATCGCTGCAGAAAGAATTGAAAAAATAAATGAAAGACTGAATCAAACCGAAATTGCATTGGCACAATCCGAAAAAATCGCCGGACTCGGACAACTGGCTGCGGGGGTTGCTCACGAACTCAACAATCCCCTCGGCATCATAGTGATGTATGCACATCTGCTGCGGGATGAAAATTCAGAAAGCGATACCATTCACGAACAACTCGATACGATAATCAACGAGGCGGATCGCTGCAAAACCATCGTGGCCGACCTGTTAAGATTCTCAAGGGCGTATACCCTTTCCTTTCGACCGGTCAACCTTAATACTCTTCTGCGTAACGTATTACGGAGGATGAAGATAGGCGCCGGGATCGATGTGACGTTCGAGCCCCGTCGGGAAAACATCACCATACATGCAGATAAAGAACAACTCAGACAGGCGTTTAGAAATATCATACAAAACGCAATAGAGGCGATGGATGCCGGCGGAGCATTACGTCTGTCTATTGATGACGACGAGGAAAACGCCTGGATTACCATACGCGATTCAGGCATCGGGATTCCACCCGATGCAATGGGCCGTATTTTTGAGCCGTTTTATACGACAAAGCGTTCGGGAAAAGGGACCGGATTGGGGCTTGCGGTAAGCTATGGAATGGTCAAAATGCACGAAGGCGACATTTCCGTCGATTCAAACGCCGATCCCATGAACGGCCCCACGGGAACAAACGTAACAGTGCTGCTTCCGAAACATGTAGACAAACCGATACAGGAAGGTGTGAAAAAAACGATGGTCTGAAACATGATTATAACTACCGACCGGTCTCGAATGTGAAATCGATCGTCAAAAAAACAGGGGATACCGCTTTTTTTATCACAAGCGGATATCCCCTTTAGAATTGCTCACCCCGGCGACAATCTTCACCTGCAGTCATGAAATGAAGATCGTCAACGAGTTTTTTTTATTTTAATTGATTATTGATAAGTTCCAGCACCAGC encodes:
- a CDS encoding cytochrome c family protein, yielding MKSKADIVTLCTLFVCIAVAAAFTYNKEYKFEGASHCAVCHSSSDIGDQYGIWKTSPHSGAYESLFSEESLEYAEEREMADPSKNEQCLTCHLTGYDASFELMGPLYRRDDGVSCEGCHGSGGGYAYFSIMMDRELAVKKGLVASPENTCVSCHSGECPFDVPFEFEPFMERIEHPRPD
- a CDS encoding HlyD family secretion protein produces the protein MRREIAIPLVFIGMGVVAAVIWWLVTAGTVRTDNAKIDGDILYVTSDTAGIVVDIPVMEYHEVSEGETIVEIDPLIGTVERIKSEENLEAFSTLSEIKQQMDTLQDRVSLAEKEYLRNKALFDSGGISRMTLDDKWTTLSVLESQLLTYENLYDMAQNILNITEADTPYIPLKSPIDGYLAQKLVSDGELIVPGEPVCAVVNLDETWVTARIDEDDIAEIAQGQPVKIKIDSYPGETFSGEVTDIGVAASSVFSIIPQDNASGNFIKITQTIPIKISIDARGFILRPGSNVVVIINTKK
- a CDS encoding HAMP domain-containing histidine kinase, encoding MKREKIRIVLMGILLILLGGITYYFHQVRHSGTVFTHLFYIPIILSAYWWKRRGIVVALLLSLLIILSGLLLQNYSSNIEDYIRAGMFLIVSLVAVIAAERIEKINERLNQTEIALAQSEKIAGLGQLAAGVAHELNNPLGIIVMYAHLLRDENSESDTIHEQLDTIINEADRCKTIVADLLRFSRAYTLSFRPVNLNTLLRNVLRRMKIGAGIDVTFEPRRENITIHADKEQLRQAFRNIIQNAIEAMDAGGALRLSIDDDEENAWITIRDSGIGIPPDAMGRIFEPFYTTKRSGKGTGLGLAVSYGMVKMHEGDISVDSNADPMNGPTGTNVTVLLPKHVDKPIQEGVKKTMV